agataGGaatactagaatactggagtgcattgctctttccctctccaggggctcttccgggcccagggattgaaccccggtgaATTGTTGACCaccgagccactagggaagccctaattacTTATTTAAGGGCCTTAATAAAATAATGGGCTTCAAGGTGAACGCAAACTTGGTGATTTATGTTGTCTTTAGATATTGTTTctaataatctaaaaaataaaccctgaatgTGATTGTTACCTTTTAGTTTGCCGtggctgaaaaaagaaagaaggcataTGCAGACTTCTACAGAAATTATGATTCCATGAAAGATTTTGAGGAGATGAGGAAGGCTGGTATCTTTCAGAGTGCAAAGTGATTTGGAATATAAAGGTAATATGGTTATTTTAAGTTACTGTTTAAAATCTTTCAGTTGTgtgtatacataaaatatacaatCTTAATTACGTACAGTTCAGTATTGTCAAGTACCTTTACATTGTTGCACAACCCATCTTGCAAATGGGTATCCATCTGTACCCATGAAACATTTCCCCCTTCCCCAGGCAGTCAGCATGCTTCTGTCTGGGTACCTCGTGTAATATCCTCAAGGTTTACTCATTACAGCTGTGTGagaattttcttccttgttaAGGCTAAGTAATCCATTTTAtctgtataccacattttgtttaatcattcatctgttaatgattGCTTATAATCATTAAATCCTTATAATCTGTTAAAGATTCTTTATACAGcttttggctcttgtgaataatgctgctgttcTGTGTGCATATCTCTTTGataccctgctttcaattctatTTTGAGTGTATATTCAGAAGTGGAGTTGCTAAATCATATGATGTtctggtttaaaatttttaaggaaccaccatactCTTAAATAGTGGCTGCACTATTTTACACTTCACCAACTTTTGTGTGCAAGGAtctttccacatccttgccaacacttattttctggtt
This sequence is a window from Ovis canadensis isolate MfBH-ARS-UI-01 breed Bighorn chromosome 9, ARS-UI_OviCan_v2, whole genome shotgun sequence. Protein-coding genes within it:
- the COX6C gene encoding cytochrome c oxidase subunit 6C, with protein sequence MSTALAKPQMRGLLAKRLRFHIVGAFMVSLGFATFYKFAVAEKRKKAYADFYRNYDSMKDFEEMRKAGIFQSAK